One segment of Glandiceps talaboti chromosome 21, keGlaTala1.1, whole genome shotgun sequence DNA contains the following:
- the LOC144451380 gene encoding tetratricopeptide repeat protein 36-like isoform X1 — translation MATASDKAVLNSIFNPHLPLGSDNVTDIDAHNVEEEEEETEAVKEAKRLEIQGVKAAESGDINAAMEYFNLAVNVVPERASGYNNRAQALRLKGDIQGAIQDLDKAIELSKGVGKAACQAYTQRGLIRRLEGEEEQALEDFKKAANLGSDFAKSQVIQMNPYAAMCNKMLSEVMTKLKNGESND, via the exons ATGGCGACAGCAAGCGACAAAGCTGTTTTGAACAGTATTTTTAACCCCCACCTGCCTCTTGGGAGCGACAATGTCACCGATATAGATGCACATAACGTCGAAGAAG AGGAGGAAGAGACAGAAGCAGTGAAAGAAGCCAAGAGACTGGAGATTCAAGGAGTGAAAGCTGCAGAGAGTGGAGATATAAATGCAGCTATGGAGTACTTCAACCTTGCAGTAAATGTTGTACCAGAGAGGGCATCAGGTTATAATAACAGAGCTCAGGCTTTGAGGCTTAAAGGAGATATACAAG GTGCGATACAAGATCTGGATAAAGCCATTGAACTAAGTAAGGGGGTTGGTAAAGCTGCCTGCCAAGCATACACACAACGAGGCCTTATAAGAAGACTTGAAGGTGAAGAGGAACAGGCCTTAGAGGACTTTAAGAAAGCTGCCAATCTTGGCAGTGATTTTGCCAAGTCTCAAGTTATACAGATGAATCCCTATGCAGCAATGTGTAATAAAATGTTGTCGGAAGTCATGacaaaattgaagaatggaGAAAGTAACGATTAA
- the LOC144451380 gene encoding tetratricopeptide repeat protein 36-like isoform X2, with product MNVQSSTVNGDLPSEVTQEGRSIHKMKTVSEEEETEAVKEAKRLEIQGVKAAESGDINAAMEYFNLAVNVVPERASGYNNRAQALRLKGDIQGAIQDLDKAIELSKGVGKAACQAYTQRGLIRRLEGEEEQALEDFKKAANLGSDFAKSQVIQMNPYAAMCNKMLSEVMTKLKNGESND from the exons ATGAATGTTCAATCTAGTACAGTTAACGGAGATTTACCCAGCGAGGTTACTCAAGAAGGACGAAGTATTCATAAAATGAAAACCGTATCAG AGGAGGAAGAGACAGAAGCAGTGAAAGAAGCCAAGAGACTGGAGATTCAAGGAGTGAAAGCTGCAGAGAGTGGAGATATAAATGCAGCTATGGAGTACTTCAACCTTGCAGTAAATGTTGTACCAGAGAGGGCATCAGGTTATAATAACAGAGCTCAGGCTTTGAGGCTTAAAGGAGATATACAAG GTGCGATACAAGATCTGGATAAAGCCATTGAACTAAGTAAGGGGGTTGGTAAAGCTGCCTGCCAAGCATACACACAACGAGGCCTTATAAGAAGACTTGAAGGTGAAGAGGAACAGGCCTTAGAGGACTTTAAGAAAGCTGCCAATCTTGGCAGTGATTTTGCCAAGTCTCAAGTTATACAGATGAATCCCTATGCAGCAATGTGTAATAAAATGTTGTCGGAAGTCATGacaaaattgaagaatggaGAAAGTAACGATTAA